In Moraxella nasovis, the sequence ATACCTGTTCTAACAGCGGGCAAGACATTTATTTTGGGCTATACCAATGAAACGGACGGCATTTACCCAGCTTCTGATAATCCTGTGATTATTTTTGATGATTTTACCACTGCAAATAAATGGGTGAATTTTGATTTTAAAGCCAAATCGTCGGCAATGAAAATCATTGTTCAAAAAGATAATCAAGTGTTATTAAGGTATGTGTATCATTGGTTAAATACTTTGCCAGATGAAGAAAGTACAGACCATAAACGCCAATGGATTAGTAATTTTTCCAAAAAACCAATCCCAATCCCACCCCTATCCACCCAAACCCAAATTGTCGCCATCTTGGATAAATTTGATACGCTGACCAATTCCATAACAGACGGTCTGCCAAAAGAGATAGAATTGCGGCGTAAGCAGTATGAATATTATCGGGAGTTGTTGCTCGGGTTTTGGTAATGGACATATGTTATCATAGATAAGCCGTTTGCTTATCAAATTTTACCATTTTTGATAAGCAAACTTGCTAGTTGCTCACGCATGAGCAACTACACACTTTGTTAATCAAAATTTGCAAAATATGAGTAGCTAGAATGAATGCTTTGGACTTAACGCACGCCATAACTTATCATTATGATAAATTCCCACCAAAAAACATAGACTTAACCAAGATAATGAATGCCCTACTTGGGGCGACATCTGCTATTGCTCGTTATGACCAAATGCTCAAAAATATGCACAATAGCGAGATTTTGCTTGCTCCGTTGCGTAATCAAGAGGCAGTAATCTCGTCACGTATGGAGGGTACAATTAGCACGATGGATGAGCTTTTGCAGTATGAGGCGGATTTTGCAGATGGCGAGATGTCGCATACAGTGCGTTCTGATGTTGTAGAAACGGTGTTGTATCAACGTACACTAAAAAATGCCCAACAAGCAATGAGCGATGGCTATCCTTTGTCCAAATCTTTATTAAAAACCATGCATGAGCAATTATTATCTTTTGGGCGTGGGGCGGATAAATTTCCAGGGCAATTTAAAAAAGAACAAAATTATTTGGCGGATACCATTAGCCGAAATATTTTATTTATTCCCATCAGCCCCGAGCGATTGGACGAAGGATTGGATTTGTTATTTGATTATATTCATCACGATAATAGCCCAATTTTATTAAAAACAGCTGTAACGCATTTGGAATTTGAGGCATTACACCCTTTTGCAGATGGTAATGGGCGTATTGGTAGA encodes:
- a CDS encoding Fic family protein: MNALDLTHAITYHYDKFPPKNIDLTKIMNALLGATSAIARYDQMLKNMHNSEILLAPLRNQEAVISSRMEGTISTMDELLQYEADFADGEMSHTVRSDVVETVLYQRTLKNAQQAMSDGYPLSKSLLKTMHEQLLSFGRGADKFPGQFKKEQNYLADTISRNILFIPISPERLDEGLDLLFDYIHHDNSPILLKTAVTHLEFEALHPFADGNGRIGRMLITLLLWSSQTISAPHFYISGYLEENKDRYIDLMRSVSNHDEWEEWVVFFLNAIEKQSIKNLEIAENIRHLYEEMKPRFSDVLSSKYALEMLDFVFTYPVFRNNNIPKQTGISVPTANRFTKLLADADILTITEEASGRKSTRYSFEPLMRLVRV